One segment of Paenibacillus rhizovicinus DNA contains the following:
- a CDS encoding DsbA family protein translates to MTQPVKKTAYKSQRKAEQERLEKQRKTMRKLIWGTSIVVVLGIIAAIIFTPKSDPTDFDYASLPVLGQTDAPVKIVEFGDFKCPACQYFSQQVKPQLEKEYIDTGKAAMYFMDFLIIGPDSETAALAAHSVFHQNNDAFWKYYDALYKNQPDEKLNWATPDYLLQLAKDNKIDVDYDKMKTDIEDKTYIKEVDKGSSTARKANVQSTPTLFINGKEYKGDFSNYGQLKEAIDKALAADKAE, encoded by the coding sequence GGCGTACAAAAGCCAGCGCAAGGCCGAGCAAGAACGGCTGGAGAAGCAGCGCAAAACGATGAGAAAATTGATTTGGGGGACGTCGATCGTCGTCGTGCTCGGCATCATCGCCGCGATTATTTTCACGCCGAAGTCGGATCCGACGGATTTCGATTATGCAAGCCTTCCGGTTCTCGGCCAAACCGACGCTCCGGTCAAAATCGTCGAGTTCGGCGATTTCAAATGCCCGGCCTGCCAATATTTCAGTCAACAGGTGAAGCCGCAGCTGGAGAAGGAATATATCGATACGGGCAAAGCAGCCATGTATTTCATGGATTTCCTGATCATCGGACCTGACTCCGAGACTGCCGCATTGGCCGCTCATTCCGTGTTCCATCAGAATAACGACGCGTTCTGGAAGTATTACGACGCGCTTTACAAGAACCAGCCGGACGAGAAGCTGAACTGGGCGACGCCGGATTATCTGCTGCAGCTGGCGAAGGACAACAAGATCGACGTCGATTACGACAAGATGAAGACGGATATCGAGGATAAGACGTACATCAAGGAAGTCGACAAAGGCTCTTCGACCGCGCGCAAAGCAAACGTGCAATCAACGCCTACGCTGTTCATCAACGGCAAGGAATATAAGGGCGACTTCTCCAACTACGGACAGTTGAAGGAAGCGATTGATAAAGCACTAGCGGCAGATAAGGCCGAATGA
- a CDS encoding disulfide oxidoreductase, giving the protein MRKSPFLAFFQRYALYFAWVVSIVAVGSSLYLSEIMKFIPCNLCWYQRIFMYPIVILLGIACYYQDRKIIRYVLPLSVLGGCISLYHYLEQQIPALARAIPCTVGVPCSEDYLDWFGGRVTIPLLALIAFILITALLINGVMKEEDRDQDDEETEFASA; this is encoded by the coding sequence ATGAGAAAGTCGCCTTTTCTCGCGTTTTTCCAGAGGTACGCCTTGTATTTCGCATGGGTCGTATCGATTGTCGCGGTAGGCAGCAGCTTGTACTTAAGTGAAATCATGAAATTCATTCCATGCAATCTATGCTGGTATCAGCGGATCTTCATGTATCCGATCGTCATTCTTCTCGGAATCGCCTGCTACTATCAGGACCGCAAAATCATCCGGTACGTGCTGCCGCTCTCCGTTCTAGGCGGCTGCATTTCCTTGTACCATTACCTGGAACAGCAGATCCCGGCATTGGCCCGGGCGATACCGTGCACGGTAGGCGTACCCTGCAGCGAAGATTATTTGGACTGGTTCGGCGGACGCGTCACCATACCGCTCCTCGCTCTGATCGCCTTCATCCTGATTACCGCACTGCTCATTAACGGCGTTATGAAGGAAGAAGACCGTGACCAAGACGACGAAGAAACCGAATTCGCTTCTGCATAA